The Sphingomonas naphthae nucleotide sequence GATTGGCTGCCGGCGGCGAACATCGCCCTGTTCCCGATGGACAAGCTCATCATCCGTGGCTCGATCGCCGACGTGATGACCCGCCCGTCGCTCGGCAACCTCACGCCGGGCGGTTCGGTCGACGGTTTCAACTATCGCATCAGCTTCGGCAATCCGAACCTGGAGCCGTTCCGCGCGGTCTCCTACGATCTGTCGGCCGAATATTATTTCGCGCCGCAGTCGATCTTCTCGGTCGCCTTCTTCAAGAAGGACGTGTCAAGCTTCCCGGTGGCCGTCACCACCTCGGGCACCTACGCCTCGACCGGCCTGCCGCTGGGCGTCATCCCGCCGTCGTCGCCGGCCGCCTCCAACCCGGAGGGCCAGCTGTGGACGATCAACTCGATCACCAACGGCGCGGGCGCCTCGCTGAAGGGCGTCGAGATCGCGTTGCAGGCGTCGTTCCGCTTCCTGCCGGGCTTCCTCAAGAATTTCGGCGTGCTGGCGAACACCACCTTCATCTCCAGCTCGGCGACCTATTCGACCACGGGGCCGACGGCGAACGCCTGCGTCGCGGGTGCCACGGCGGCGGCGGCCTGCACCTTCGGCCCGAACGTGGCGGTCACCCGCTCGACCACGCTGTTCGGCCTGTCGAAGCGCAGCTACAACGCGACGCTCTATTATGAGGACAAGAAGTTCTCGGCGCGCGCGTCGATCGCCTATCGCGGGCCCTACGTCGATGCCAATTCCGGCACCGGCAACGTGTTCGAGGGCTATAATTCGACGATCAACGTCGATGCCTCGGTCCGCTACAAGCTGACCGAATGGCTGGAGGTTTCGCTGGAAGGCACCAACCTCACCGACGAATATCGCGATCGCTACACCGATCTGACCGCCAACCGGAACTACGAATACAATCACTTCGGCCGCACCTTCCTGGCGGGTGCGCGCTTCAAGATGTAACCCCCGACTGGGACGCATCCTCACCGGGATGCGTCCCATTTCTTCGATGGAGCCCCCGTGATCGACCGTCGAAACCTGCTGCTCGCCGCCGCCGCCAGCCTTGGCTCGGCGGCTTTCGCGCAAACGGCGCCGCCCGATGTGCCGGCGAAGCGCCGCGTCGCGGGCCTGCCTGAGCCCGCCGAGACGATCGACCTGTGGCCGAACGGCGCGCCGGGGATGCCGGCCAAGCCGCTCGTCGAGACGGTCGACGAACGCAGCAGGGAAGACTCGCTCACCGATCGCGCGGTCTATGGCATCACCCGCCCGCGCCTCGTCGTGTTCCGCCCGCGCCTGCCCAATGGTTCGGCGGTGCTGGTCACGCCCGGCGGCGGCTATAAATGGGTGGTGATCGACAAGGAGGGCTATGAGATCGGGCGCTGGCTGGCGGCGCGCGGCTTCACTGTGTTCGTCCTCTTCTATCGCCTGCCCGGCGACGGCTGGCAGGCGGGGCCGGACGTGGCTTTGTCCGACGCGCAGCGCGCCATGCGGATTATCCGCGCCCGCGCCCAGGATTATGCGCTCCTGCCCGAGCGGATCGCGGCGATGGGCTTTTCCGCCGGCGGCCACCTCTGCGCCGATCTCTCGACCCGCTGGGCGGCGAAAACCTATGCCCCGGTGGACGCGGCCGACACGCTCAGCGCCCGGCCCGATGTGTCGGCGCCCATCTATCCGGTCCAGTCCATGCGCCTGCCCACCGCCCACCCCGGATCGCGCGAACTGCTGATCGGCAAGGGCGCCTCGGCCGCGCTGGAGGATGCCCACTCGCCCGATCACAATGTCACCGCGCAGACCCCGCCGACCTTCCTCGTGCATGCCGAGGACGATCCCACCGTGCCGGTCGAGAACAGCCTGCTCTATCGCGCGGCGCTGAAGAAGGCGGGGGTGCCGGTGGAAACGCACCTTTTCACCCACGGCGGCCACGGCTTTGGCCTGCGCCGCGCGATGGGCAAGCCCGCCGAGGCGTGGCCCGATCTCTTCCTTGCCTGGGCGCGAACCCAGGGTATTGGCTGATTTCAGCCGCTTTTTGTCGTCCGCGATTTCCGAGGCGGCGGATGATCCCATCCGCCTCGAAATCGCTCTAATCGGAGTTTCCCATGGCCCATATCGCCGACATCATGACCCTCGCGCCGGTGATCCCGGTGCTCATCATCGAGGATGCGGCCTATGCCCGGCCGATCGCCGAGGCGCTGGTCGCCGGCGGCATCCGCGCGCTGGAGGTCACGCTGCGCACCCCCGCCGCGCTTGACGTGATCCGTGAGATGGCCAAGGTCGAGGGCGCGGTCGTCGGCGCCGGCACCGTGCTGAACGAGAAGCAGCTGACCGCCGCGATCGACGCGGGCGCGAAATTCATCGTCAGCCCCGGTCTCACCGATGGTGTGGCCAGGCCGGTGATCGCCAGCGGCACGCCCTTCCTGCCCGGCACCGCCAACGCCAGCGACATCATGCGCGGCCTCGATCTCGGCCTCGACCATTTCAAATTCTTCCCCGCCGAGGCGTCCGGCGGGATCAAGGCGCTGAAGGCGATCGCCGCCCCCTTCGCCCAATGCCGCTTCTGCCCGACCGGCGGCGTCACGGTCGATAGCGCCCCCAATTGGCTCGCCATCCCGCAAGTGCTGTGCGTCGGCGGTAGCTGGCTGATCCCGGCCGGCGCGCCCGACACGGCGAAGATCACCGCCGCCGCCCGCGCCGCCGCAGCGGTGAAGGCGGGCTGAAACGACCGCGCCGCCCGGATGTGATCCGGGCGGCGACAGTTTGATCGGCGAAAAAGGAAGGGGCGACGGGATGACCGTCGCCCCTTCCTTTTTGTCAGAGGCGGAAGCGCAGGCCGGCGCGGTAGGTGCGGCCGATCACATCGTACAGCACCACGTTGGTCTGGAGCGCGCTGACGCTGGTGCCGGCCACGACCGGCGGATCCTTGTCGAGGAAATTCTCGACCTTGGCGAACAGCTCCATCTTCACGTTGCCGAGGTTGAAACGATAGGTGCCGGCCAGATCGACATAGGCCACGCCCTTGATCCGGTTGTTGTCGATATCGACGCCCGAGGTCCACAGATTGTCGTAGACGCCCTTGCTGATGGTGCGCAGCGTGACGAGGCCCGAGATGCTGTCGTCGTCATAGCCGGCGGTGACGAACCAGCGCCACTTCGGCGCGTCGCCGGTGTTCTGGCCGGCGGCTTCGGTGCTGACGCCGCCGTTGATCGTGGTGCGGCGCGCGATGTGGCTGCCCAGCGCGCGCAGGGTAACGGTGCCGCCCATCCCGCTGAACACGTCCGCGAGCGGCTGGCGGAAGCTGGCCTCCACGTCGAAGCCACGGGTCTTCAGCTGCGCCACGTTGATCGGCGAGGCGACGATCTGGGTGATGAAGCCGGCCGAGTCCCGCGTGAGATACTGGCAGAGCTGCGTTTCGCCGCGCGAGCAGCGATCGACCAGTTCCTGGCTGCCGAGCGAGGTGATCGCATCCTTCAGCTTGATCGAATAATAATCGAAGGAGGCGGTGAACTGGCGCAGGAACGACGGGCTGTAGACGATGCCGAGGCTGGTCGTATCCGCCTTCTCCGGCGACAGGTTGACGTTGCCGATGATGAGGCGCGTCGCCCGGTAGGAGGCGTTGCGGACCGGATCGGTGATCTCGCTCGACTGGGTATTGCCCGCCGCGAACAGCTCGTTGAGGTTGGCCGCCCGAATGTCGCGCGATCGCACGCCGCGCAGCCGCACGTCGGCGATCGGCTTCCAGGTGAGGCCCACCTTCCACGTCTCGACGCCACCAGTGGTGCTGTAATGCGTGTAGCGGCCGGCGGCGTTCAGCTCCAGCTGGCGCAGCAGCGGCATGTCGTTGGCCAGCGGCACGACGATTTCGCCATAGGCTTCCTTGACGGTGTAGCTGCCGTTGGTGCCCTTGAAATTGCCGGTGTACCAGCCGTTGACCGCCGAGATGGCGTCACCGGTGCCCGAAACCTGCTCCTTGCGATATTCGGCGCCCAGCGCGAGGCTGACGGGGCCGGCCCACAGCGAGAAGGGCTCGCCCGACAGGCCCGCCGCCGCGACATTCTGCTTGATCGTCAGATCCTGCGTCGCATTGCCCTTCACATAGCCGATCGCGGCCGGCGAGGCGACGTTGTAGCCGAAGATGTTGAGCGGCACGCAGCCGTTGGTCGGCGCGGCCAGGCTCGAGCGGCAGACGATCTGGCCGGCCGGGTTGCGAACCGCGTCGATCGCCTCGGCGAAGCGGGCGACGTTGGTGGTGTTGCGCAGCACGAACGCGGCGTCGGTCTGGCCGTACTGGTAGTAAGCGTCCCATTTCCAGTCGTCGAACACGGTGCCTTCGAGCGCCGCGACACCGCGATAGGTTTCGCGCGTGGCCTCGTTGTAGGGCTGGCCGAGATCGACGGTCGAATAGCCGTAGCGGAAGCTCGTCACGCCGGCGGCGGCCGCCTGCGCCCGCACGCTGTCCGGCAGGAAGGCGTTCGATGCCGACATGGTCAGGTTGCCGGGATACCGCTGATAGGCGGCGACACCGCCGGTCTTCGCATAAGCGTAGGAGCCTTCGGCGATGAACTCGATGTCGTCGGTCAGCTCATAGCTGCCACGGCCGTAGCCGGCCCAGCGCTTGAGCTTGGAATCGAGGGCGACGGTGTTGGTTTCGTAGTAGGAGTTGCCGCCCACCATCAGCGGATCGGAGATGATCGAGCCGCGCACGAACGGCTGCGGCACGCCGCCGTCGCCGAACTGCGTGTTGGCCAGCGCCGTCGTCGTGATGACGCCGCCGCGCGCGACGGTCAGGTTGTTGACGTTGTTGCGGATGATGCGGCGCGGCTGGCCGTTGGTCGCGGTCCAGGCGGGATTGAGCAGCAGGTTGGTCTGGTCGAACCACTTGCGCTTCGACGGATCGAGCGAGCCGATGCCCTTCTGGTACAGGCCCTCGACGCTGACCAGGATATGGCCGCGATTGTCGGCGAAGGGGGCGCCGGCGGCGAGATAGCCGTTGGTGTTCTCGCCGTCGCTGCGATCGGTGATGCCGCCCGAGATCGAGCCCTTGATGCCGGTGAACTTCTTCTGGAGGACGAAATTGACCACGCCGGCGACGGCGTCCGAACCATAGGCCGCCGAGGCGCCGCCGGTCACCACGTCGACCCGCTCGACCAGCGCGCTGGGCAGGTTGTTCACATCGACGGCCGAGTTGGTGGCCGAGGAGACGACGCGGCGGCCATCGAGCAACACCAGCGTGCGGTTGGTGCCCAGCGAGCGCAGGTTAAGCGCGTTCAGGCCGTTGGCGCCGGTCGAGGTGTTGGCGTTGTTGGTGCGCGTCGTCGCCGAGCCGCTCAGCTGCGGCAGCTGGTTGACGAAATCGGCGATGTTGGCGGGCGCCGCCTTCTGGATGTCGGCGATGCCGACCACGGTGGTCGGCGTCGGCGCGGAGAAGCCGTTGCGGGCGATGCGCGAACCGGTGACGACGATCTCGCCGGCGGTCGGGGTCTCGCCGGCATCGGCGGCGGCCTGCGCGACGACGGCGGCGGGTTCGGCTGCGGGGGTGCCGGCGGGCACGGGCGCGGTCGGCGTCGGCTGGGTCTGCGCCACGGCGGCGCTGGTCAGCGATGCGGCAACCACGAACGCGGCGGTGCTCAGCAGCAAACGAGTGTGATTCTTGGCGCGGCTAAACTCTTCCACGGCGCTCTCTCCCCTTAAAATCTTCAGACTTGTTGCCGATATGCTCATCGGAACCGCCGCAACGCCCGTCTGCTACCGGTGTCATACAGCCATCGTAAAATGGGCCGACCGGGGTGCCGTCGTCCATCGCTGATATCAAATCGATCGATGTCGCAAATGCATGGATGTTTGGTTGATCTATTCAACTATTGAATGAGCCGCGCTCAATATATCGGGGCCATCCGCGGCTCGCGCTCCTGCTGCGGGCGGCGCAGATTGTCGTCCACCAGCGGGCCGCCCCAGGGGAAATCGAGAGTCGGCTGGTTGGCGAAGCGGCGCATCCGCAGCATCAGCCGCGCGCCGGCACCTGGCTCCAGCCGCACGGTGAAGGCGCGGGCATCCACCGGCCGGGCCGGGCCGCCGTCCGATACCGACAGGATCTGGTGTTCGCCATAGGCGCCGCCCTGGATCGTCATCGTGCGGGCTTGGCTCTGGCTGAGGTTGACCAGCGTGACGCCGGTCTCGTCGGCGGTCAGCGTATCGACCAGCGCCGCCACGTCGGGCGGCACGCCGGGCCGCTTCGCCTCCGGATCGAAGTAGCGCAGCCGCGAGAATTGCAGCGCGCCGCCCATGGTGGGCGAATTGTTCGACCAGCCCGGCCGGGCGATATGCGATCCGCCCTGCATCAGCACGATCAGCGGCGTGATGCTGGCCGGATTCTGGTCCATCACCGTATCGGCGAAGCGGGTGTCGGGGGTCGAGGTGTCGGCGCGCAGCATCTCGCCGGTCTCGCGGATATGCGCCAGCGCCTCGCGTAGCGCACGCACCGGCAGGCCGGGGTTCTTGCCGTCGAGATATTGGAAGAAGGGATGGTCGGGCGCCCGCGCGCGATCGGACGGCTTCATCGTCAGCAGATAGATGTCCTGCGCGCCGACCGCCCATTTCTGCGGCTTGAAGCCGTACCAGCCGCTGTCCCCATACATGGTGGGGTAGTGCATCCTGCCGTCGATCATCTTGCCATTGGCATTGATCCGGTCGGTCATGCGCCGCCACGCGTCGAGATATTTGTCGTCGCCGGTCAGCAGATAGGGGTTGAGGAAGCCGGTGAAGGTATAAGGGATGCGGTTGCGGTCGGCCGGCTTGCCGGTCATCGGCACGATCGGGCTGAACCCCCAGCCATAGACGCCGCCATACCATTTGCCGCCCGCCGTGCCGCCGATCGTGCCGTCCAGCCCGATGTTGGTGGGCAGCAGATCGTTGTTGGCCTTGGCGCGCGCGATCCAGGCGTCGACATATTCGATCACCCAGTCGCGATAGCGCGGCTCGTTGGACAGCATGTAAGCGTTGGTGGCGAGGCCGGTCGCCTGAAGGTTCAGCGGATGATCGCCGATCACATCCTCATAGCCCTTGAAGTGGGCCAGCATCTCGTCGAAATTCCGCTCGCCGTGGAAGACGGCGGACTGGTCGATCCCGCTCAGGTCGATCGGGTCGCCCGCCCAGTCGAGCGGGGTCGCCTTGCGCATCAGCGGGCCGCGGCTGCCGTTGATGAGGCTGCGGATGATCTTGTGCTTGGGGTCGTAATTGGGCGCGGTGGGGTCCGCGCCGGTATAGAAATCGGCGAAGCGCCGCACCCGGTCGCGATAGGCTTTGTCATAGGGGTTGCCGAGCCCCATCACGTTGAAGACCGACATCCCCTCGCCATTATGCTGCCAGTCCATCATCACCGGGAAGTCGCGGAAATACATGCCCTGGCGGGCGATCGGCACCTCAGTGGTTCTGGCCGCCGCGAACTGGCGGACATGGCCCTCATAGGCCAGTTCATAGAGCTGGCGAATGCGCTCCGATCCGCCGAGCTGGTAGATGTGCGGCCAATCGTTGACGTTCTCGATCGCGTCGTCGGGGCCGTCGTTGCCGCCCCACCGCTCGATCGCGCGCAGATAGCCGGTGCGCGGATCGAAATAGCGCGCGAAGAAGGCCTCGCACGCCGCCGTATGCGCATCGAGCAGGGCGCGTTCCAGCAGCGCCCATTCGGGCGGCGCCATCGGGGTCGAGATATCGAACGGGGCAGGGGCGGTCACCGCCCGCGCCGGCCAGGCCGCCATCGCCGATGTCAGGCCCAGCGCCGCGGACCCCAGCAACATTTCCCGCCGGCTCGCGCGCATCCCGTCTCTCCCTGTTGCCGCCCCTGTTTTGGGGATTTGGCCGGAGCGTAAGGAAAAGTACCGTCGCCAGCCAAGCCAAAGGTGGCATGAAGCGATGCGTGCGGCGCATGGTGAGGCTCAACCCGTACCCATCGCGATTGCCAACCATGGCGCGACACGGGCTCCCAGTTCACACATATGATTTCGGATCGGGTGGCCGCCATGGCCCTTGCCCGCCGTGACGATCGCGACTTACTCTTGCGTCCAAGCCCAAGCAATCTGCGGCGGGGAACGAACAAGATTATCAAAAGACAACGTGCCAGATCAGTATAGACCCATATGAAGCCATCGATGAATGGCGTGGGCGGCTTGTCACTATAGGCATGGGGATCGAGAGGGGGAACCATATACTGGGGGATCGTCATGTCGAATAGTGTTCAGGATCGGTCAAATAGCGGACCAACTCTTGCCGGATCGCGCCATCCGATGCTCCGAAAGGCGCTGGTCGCCCTGATGACCTTGCCGGTCGCGCTGGCCGCCACCGCCGCTTATGCCGAGGAGGCGCCCGTCGCGGCCGCCGCCGCCGAGGAGCCGGCGCCGGAAGAGCAGGGCGGCGACATCGTCGTCACCGCGCAGCGCCGTTCCTCCACCCTCGTCTCGACGCCGGTCTCGGTGCAGGCCTTCTCCGCGCTGAAGCTGGAAGAGCAGAGCGTCAGCCACCTCTACGACATCTCGAAGGTCACGCCGGGCCTGCGCATGGACCTTCTCGGCACCAACCTCCAGCCGACCATCCGCGGCATCACCACCGCCACGTCGGGCACCGGCAATTCGATGAACACCGCCATCTACATGGATGGCTATTATCAGCCGAGCAACCTGTCGAACGGCCTCGACCTCGCCGACATCTCGCAGATCGAAGTCGTCAAGGGGCCGCAGGGCACGCTCTTCGGCCGCAACGCCACGGCGG carries:
- a CDS encoding alpha/beta hydrolase; this encodes MIDRRNLLLAAAASLGSAAFAQTAPPDVPAKRRVAGLPEPAETIDLWPNGAPGMPAKPLVETVDERSREDSLTDRAVYGITRPRLVVFRPRLPNGSAVLVTPGGGYKWVVIDKEGYEIGRWLAARGFTVFVLFYRLPGDGWQAGPDVALSDAQRAMRIIRARAQDYALLPERIAAMGFSAGGHLCADLSTRWAAKTYAPVDAADTLSARPDVSAPIYPVQSMRLPTAHPGSRELLIGKGASAALEDAHSPDHNVTAQTPPTFLVHAEDDPTVPVENSLLYRAALKKAGVPVETHLFTHGGHGFGLRRAMGKPAEAWPDLFLAWARTQGIG
- the eda gene encoding bifunctional 4-hydroxy-2-oxoglutarate aldolase/2-dehydro-3-deoxy-phosphogluconate aldolase: MAHIADIMTLAPVIPVLIIEDAAYARPIAEALVAGGIRALEVTLRTPAALDVIREMAKVEGAVVGAGTVLNEKQLTAAIDAGAKFIVSPGLTDGVARPVIASGTPFLPGTANASDIMRGLDLGLDHFKFFPAEASGGIKALKAIAAPFAQCRFCPTGGVTVDSAPNWLAIPQVLCVGGSWLIPAGAPDTAKITAAARAAAAVKAG
- a CDS encoding TonB-dependent receptor plug domain-containing protein, which translates into the protein MEEFSRAKNHTRLLLSTAAFVVAASLTSAAVAQTQPTPTAPVPAGTPAAEPAAVVAQAAADAGETPTAGEIVVTGSRIARNGFSAPTPTTVVGIADIQKAAPANIADFVNQLPQLSGSATTRTNNANTSTGANGLNALNLRSLGTNRTLVLLDGRRVVSSATNSAVDVNNLPSALVERVDVVTGGASAAYGSDAVAGVVNFVLQKKFTGIKGSISGGITDRSDGENTNGYLAAGAPFADNRGHILVSVEGLYQKGIGSLDPSKRKWFDQTNLLLNPAWTATNGQPRRIIRNNVNNLTVARGGVITTTALANTQFGDGGVPQPFVRGSIISDPLMVGGNSYYETNTVALDSKLKRWAGYGRGSYELTDDIEFIAEGSYAYAKTGGVAAYQRYPGNLTMSASNAFLPDSVRAQAAAAGVTSFRYGYSTVDLGQPYNEATRETYRGVAALEGTVFDDWKWDAYYQYGQTDAAFVLRNTTNVARFAEAIDAVRNPAGQIVCRSSLAAPTNGCVPLNIFGYNVASPAAIGYVKGNATQDLTIKQNVAAAGLSGEPFSLWAGPVSLALGAEYRKEQVSGTGDAISAVNGWYTGNFKGTNGSYTVKEAYGEIVVPLANDMPLLRQLELNAAGRYTHYSTTGGVETWKVGLTWKPIADVRLRGVRSRDIRAANLNELFAAGNTQSSEITDPVRNASYRATRLIIGNVNLSPEKADTTSLGIVYSPSFLRQFTASFDYYSIKLKDAITSLGSQELVDRCSRGETQLCQYLTRDSAGFITQIVASPINVAQLKTRGFDVEASFRQPLADVFSGMGGTVTLRALGSHIARRTTINGGVSTEAAGQNTGDAPKWRWFVTAGYDDDSISGLVTLRTISKGVYDNLWTSGVDIDNNRIKGVAYVDLAGTYRFNLGNVKMELFAKVENFLDKDPPVVAGTSVSALQTNVVLYDVIGRTYRAGLRFRL